In Candidatus Bathyarchaeota archaeon, a genomic segment contains:
- a CDS encoding anaerobic ribonucleoside-triphosphate reductase activating protein, whose protein sequence is MRIKGFVDLSMVDWDGHVVSVVWTPGCNFRCGFCFNKTLVLKPESLSDVPEEKVLSFLDANRRFLDGICITGGEPTLQPDLDVFCGEVKKLGLKVKLDSNGSNPAVLKSLISRGLIDYVALDVKAPLNPESYGRVTRVSSESLVERVKESISLLMNSGLDYEFRTTVVPGLHSEDDIRMICEDIRGAKRYVLQVYRPGDTIDPSFKMLKPPSREFMLKLAETASKYVKEVRVRGLV, encoded by the coding sequence TTGAGGATTAAGGGTTTCGTCGACCTCAGCATGGTGGACTGGGATGGTCACGTGGTCTCGGTAGTGTGGACGCCGGGTTGTAACTTCAGATGCGGGTTCTGCTTCAACAAGACCCTCGTTCTTAAACCGGAGTCTCTATCAGACGTACCTGAAGAAAAAGTCTTAAGCTTTCTAGACGCTAACAGGCGTTTCCTAGACGGAATATGTATAACCGGCGGAGAGCCGACGCTTCAGCCAGACCTCGACGTGTTCTGCGGGGAGGTTAAGAAGCTCGGGTTAAAGGTTAAGCTGGACTCGAACGGGTCTAACCCCGCGGTCCTGAAGAGCCTAATATCCCGCGGTCTCATAGACTACGTGGCCTTGGACGTTAAGGCTCCTTTAAACCCTGAAAGCTACGGTAGGGTCACCAGGGTCTCGTCTGAAAGCCTCGTCGAGAGGGTTAAGGAGAGCATAAGCCTCCTCATGAACTCCGGCTTAGACTACGAGTTTAGGACCACGGTTGTACCTGGTTTACATAGCGAAGACGACATAAGGATGATATGCGAAGACATACGAGGTGCAAAACGATACGTTCTGCAAGTCTACAGGCCAGGAGATACCATAGACCCCAGTTTTAAAATGCTTAAACCACCTAGCAGGGAGTTTATGCTAAAGCTTGCGGAGACCGCGTCGAAGTATGTGAAAGAGGTCCGTGTCAGGGGTCTCGTTTAG
- the aspS gene encoding aspartate--tRNA(Asn) ligase, producing MVNLRRRVPVRDARGDAVVAGFVHEVRRLKNIVFIVLRDVSGFIQVTAKRGVVSDRVFDLLSEVKRESVIAVEGEAFESKISKLGLEIVPKDVEVLCESLEPPAIEFYRTDLVKTGLDKRLRYRFLDLRNPKTMTIFRVQSLVCQAIDEFFREKGFTEVHTSKLVAQATESGANVFPVDYFGRRAYLAQSPQFYKQMLMAAGFERVFEVGPVFRAEKHHTPRHLCEYMSIDFEVSYIESDEDVMKLVEEMIAHACHTVEEKCRNELEILGVEVEPVKTPLPRIPMREAYKLLEKRGFKTQPLEDLDPEGERLLSRIVREEYGSGLFFLNEYPWPPRPFYTMRIEETPEWTRSFDLIWDGLEVTTGGQREHRYDRLVNQCREKGLNPEEFRFYLEFFRYGIPPHGGSGTGLERLTMKLLRLDNIREATLLPRDPERLVP from the coding sequence TTGGTGAACCTAAGGAGGAGAGTTCCTGTTAGAGACGCCAGGGGGGACGCCGTCGTAGCGGGGTTCGTACACGAGGTTAGAAGACTAAAAAACATCGTGTTCATAGTGCTCAGGGACGTCTCGGGGTTCATCCAGGTTACGGCTAAGAGGGGGGTCGTGTCGGATAGGGTTTTCGACCTATTGAGCGAGGTCAAACGCGAGAGCGTAATAGCCGTAGAGGGGGAGGCTTTCGAGAGCAAGATATCGAAGCTGGGCTTAGAGATCGTGCCTAAGGACGTGGAGGTGCTCTGCGAATCCCTCGAACCCCCGGCGATAGAGTTCTACAGGACAGACCTGGTAAAGACGGGTTTGGATAAGAGGCTCAGGTATAGGTTTCTAGACCTCAGAAACCCGAAGACCATGACGATCTTCAGGGTTCAAAGCCTCGTATGCCAAGCCATAGACGAGTTCTTCAGAGAGAAAGGCTTCACCGAGGTTCATACGTCTAAGCTCGTCGCCCAAGCCACAGAGTCAGGGGCCAACGTGTTCCCGGTAGACTACTTCGGAAGAAGGGCCTACCTAGCCCAGAGCCCCCAGTTCTATAAGCAGATGCTCATGGCCGCCGGGTTCGAGAGGGTTTTCGAGGTGGGGCCGGTGTTCAGGGCCGAGAAACATCACACGCCGAGACATCTATGCGAGTACATGAGCATAGACTTCGAGGTCAGCTACATAGAGAGCGACGAGGATGTCATGAAGCTCGTCGAGGAGATGATCGCCCACGCATGCCATACGGTCGAGGAAAAGTGCCGAAACGAGCTTGAGATTCTCGGCGTAGAGGTAGAGCCTGTTAAGACACCTCTCCCCAGAATACCGATGAGAGAGGCCTACAAGCTCTTAGAGAAGAGAGGTTTTAAGACTCAACCCCTAGAAGACCTAGACCCCGAGGGAGAGAGGCTTCTATCGAGGATCGTGAGGGAGGAGTATGGTAGTGGACTCTTCTTCCTGAACGAGTACCCCTGGCCTCCTAGGCCGTTCTACACCATGCGCATCGAGGAGACACCTGAATGGACGAGGTCCTTCGACCTTATATGGGACGGTTTAGAGGTAACCACCGGAGGACAGAGGGAGCATAGGTACGATAGGTTGGTGAACCAGTGTCGAGAAAAAGGATTAAACCCGGAGGAGTTCAGGTTCTACCTAGAGTTCTTCAGATACGGCATACCGCCCCACGGAGGCTCTGGCACAGGGCTTGAGAGGCTCACCATGAAGCTCCTAAGACTCGACAACATAAGGGAAGCCACGCTTCTGCCCAGAGACCCTGAAAGGCTCGTACCGTAA
- a CDS encoding orotate phosphoribosyltransferase, with the protein MDWRTEARKYVCDILVRLGALRFGVFKLTSGRMSPYYIDLRLVPSHPEAFRRITDIYIRMLEEDVGLEAFDRIAGIPTAGIPFASVIAFKLGKPFLYIRKEAKAHGRERRVEGVLNPGDKVMFVDDLITTGRSILKAASIVRSEGGVVDKALVLIDREEGGREALAKSGITLHSLLSITEAARLLYEMGILDEEHYKTILKQVRHR; encoded by the coding sequence TTGGACTGGAGAACCGAAGCTAGAAAATACGTCTGCGACATCCTGGTCAGGCTCGGAGCCCTGAGGTTCGGGGTATTCAAGCTAACGAGCGGTAGGATGAGCCCATACTACATAGACTTAAGGCTCGTACCAAGCCACCCGGAAGCGTTCAGGAGGATAACCGACATATATATTCGGATGCTCGAGGAGGACGTGGGCTTGGAGGCGTTCGATAGGATAGCCGGCATACCCACCGCGGGGATACCCTTCGCCTCTGTGATAGCCTTCAAGCTCGGGAAACCCTTCCTATACATAAGGAAGGAGGCGAAGGCTCATGGTAGGGAGAGGCGGGTCGAAGGTGTGCTCAACCCAGGGGATAAGGTGATGTTCGTCGACGACCTCATAACGACCGGTAGAAGCATCTTAAAAGCCGCCTCGATAGTTAGGAGCGAGGGGGGAGTCGTCGATAAAGCCCTCGTCCTGATAGATAGGGAGGAGGGGGGTAGAGAAGCCCTCGCCAAGTCCGGTATAACGCTCCACAGCCTCTTATCCATAACCGAGGCCGCTAGGCTCCTCTACGAGATGGGTATACTCGACGAGGAGCACTACAAGACCATACTAAAGCAGGTCAGACACAGGTAG
- the rimI gene encoding ribosomal protein S18-alanine N-acetyltransferase produces the protein MTCLPENYTPFFYLQHYRNFPKAFYVAEVDGRVVGYVMSRVERGLSNHKPLSVVKKGHIVSIAVLPEYRRRGIGRALMTHSLEGLREYGAEECYLEVRVSNTAAINLYKSLGFEMVRVVERYYLDGEDAYIMSRRLT, from the coding sequence ATGACCTGCCTGCCTGAGAACTATACGCCGTTCTTCTACCTGCAGCACTATAGGAATTTCCCTAAGGCCTTCTACGTCGCCGAGGTCGACGGTAGGGTGGTTGGCTACGTCATGTCTAGGGTCGAGAGGGGGCTTTCTAACCATAAACCCCTGAGCGTAGTTAAGAAGGGTCATATAGTTTCGATAGCCGTCCTACCTGAGTATAGACGTAGGGGTATCGGGAGGGCTCTTATGACCCATAGTCTGGAGGGGCTTAGAGAGTATGGAGCCGAGGAGTGCTACCTGGAGGTTAGGGTTTCGAACACGGCCGCCATAAACCTGTATAAGAGCCTCGGCTTCGAGATGGTTCGGGTGGTGGAGAGATACTACCTAGACGGCGAAGACGCCTACATAATGAGCAGGAGGCTCACCTAA
- a CDS encoding extracellular solute-binding protein gives MRNPTLTVVFVIAVTILVGGYLIYQWCMPKRLVVSTTTSLYATGLLDAIADGFKAHNPNVEVVFVAVGSGEALRRAAQGDADLVLVHAPSLELTYIQKGVISRSRIFAYNYFLIVGPKDDPARIEGLDPVEAFKVIFKAGEEGEIEFISRGDNSGTHVRELALWRRAHLDPKGEPWYVETGSGMAETLRVANEKRAYTLTDVGTYLKLKETLGELKPLVKGGRLLLNIYSGYLVVSSKEPELAREFLEYLVSDEVQALIKNFGVEEYGGQLFYPVNSTSLAELKKAWAELAEV, from the coding sequence ATGAGGAATCCGACGTTAACCGTCGTGTTCGTCATAGCGGTGACCATACTAGTTGGAGGCTACCTGATATATCAATGGTGTATGCCCAAGAGGTTGGTGGTGTCCACGACCACAAGCCTCTATGCTACTGGGCTATTGGATGCCATAGCCGACGGGTTTAAAGCCCATAACCCGAACGTGGAGGTGGTCTTCGTAGCCGTGGGCAGCGGTGAGGCCCTCAGACGAGCCGCCCAAGGAGATGCAGACCTGGTGCTCGTGCACGCTCCAAGCTTAGAGTTAACCTACATCCAAAAGGGGGTTATATCGAGGAGTAGAATATTCGCCTATAACTACTTCTTGATAGTAGGCCCTAAAGATGATCCCGCACGGATAGAGGGGTTAGACCCTGTAGAGGCGTTTAAGGTCATATTCAAGGCGGGGGAAGAGGGTGAAATCGAGTTCATATCGAGGGGGGACAACTCTGGAACCCATGTCAGAGAGCTCGCGTTATGGCGTAGAGCACACCTAGACCCCAAAGGCGAGCCTTGGTATGTAGAAACCGGTAGCGGTATGGCTGAGACCCTCAGGGTGGCTAACGAGAAGAGGGCGTACACGTTAACAGACGTGGGTACGTATCTAAAGCTTAAGGAGACCTTGGGGGAGCTTAAACCGTTGGTTAAGGGTGGGAGGTTGCTTCTGAATATCTATAGCGGCTATCTGGTGGTGTCTAGCAAGGAGCCTGAGTTGGCTAGGGAGTTCCTAGAGTATCTGGTATCCGACGAGGTTCAGGCGCTAATAAAGAACTTCGGGGTAGAAGAGTATGGTGGACAGTTATTCTACCCCGTAAACTCTACATCGCTGGCCGAGCTTAAGAAGGCTTGGGCGGAGCTCGCAGAGGTGTAG
- a CDS encoding ABC transporter permease, whose product MEPTYELLTIVLRSVSVSGLAVLLSSTWSIPLALRLTLTSSKLGKMVEDLVNALTSIPTVVLGLLLYMLLSRSGPLGFLGLLYTPYAIVVGQAILVTPLITSIALTGLLKVKDEVWELLISLGAGRRQVSQALVREGLHQILSSILLGFNRALGELGVALTVGGNVRGLTRVMTTAIALEVSRGEYELAVSLGLILLTVSLALTLAVRRLGVR is encoded by the coding sequence TTGGAGCCTACTTACGAGCTTCTCACGATAGTGTTGAGGTCTGTATCGGTATCTGGTTTAGCCGTGCTCCTATCTTCCACGTGGAGCATCCCGCTAGCCCTACGGTTAACCCTGACCAGCTCGAAGCTAGGTAAGATGGTCGAGGACCTGGTTAATGCTCTGACATCCATACCCACGGTGGTCTTAGGGCTTCTACTATACATGCTACTGTCACGCTCAGGTCCCTTGGGGTTTCTAGGGCTACTCTACACGCCATACGCCATAGTGGTGGGTCAAGCCATACTCGTGACACCGCTCATAACGTCCATAGCCCTGACAGGGCTTCTGAAGGTTAAGGATGAGGTCTGGGAGCTTTTGATATCCCTAGGAGCCGGTAGAAGACAGGTCTCCCAGGCTCTTGTGAGGGAGGGGTTGCACCAGATCTTAAGCTCGATACTCTTAGGGTTCAACAGAGCCTTAGGCGAGCTCGGCGTCGCCTTGACGGTGGGTGGAAACGTTAGAGGGTTAACTAGGGTTATGACCACCGCTATAGCGTTGGAGGTTTCACGCGGAGAGTACGAGTTAGCCGTATCCTTAGGTCTCATACTTTTAACCGTGTCGTTAGCGTTGACCCTAGCCGTCAGAAGGCTGGGTGTGAGATGA
- a CDS encoding ATP-binding cassette domain-containing protein, which produces MIELKDVWVKYPDGVYGLRGVDLKFEGVFLAVLGPNGSGKTTMLKVMACILKPTRGSVFIRGVDPWALPEDKLLELRRRHIYVQEKPKMLKGDVLYNVAYPLRLRGVSRDESRRRALEALEELRISRLAEFDAKRLSAGQARLVSIARAIAVNPEVILFDEPTAYLDRDNRRLVLGLLKRLKDRGVGLVVASHVGEVAEIADEAITLEQGKITGRSRRKGGSEN; this is translated from the coding sequence ATGATAGAGCTTAAGGACGTGTGGGTTAAGTACCCCGACGGGGTCTACGGGCTTAGAGGAGTAGACCTGAAGTTTGAAGGCGTTTTCCTAGCGGTCTTAGGGCCTAACGGCTCCGGTAAGACTACGATGTTAAAGGTTATGGCGTGTATACTGAAGCCTACTAGGGGCTCTGTATTTATCAGGGGGGTAGACCCCTGGGCTCTCCCCGAGGATAAACTGCTGGAGCTCAGGAGAAGGCACATATACGTTCAGGAGAAGCCTAAGATGCTTAAAGGAGATGTCCTCTACAACGTTGCCTATCCGCTGAGGCTCAGGGGAGTAAGCCGGGATGAAAGCCGTAGGAGGGCTCTGGAGGCTCTAGAGGAGCTTAGGATAAGTAGGCTAGCTGAATTCGATGCTAAGAGGCTCTCGGCGGGTCAAGCTAGGCTGGTCTCCATAGCTAGGGCGATCGCCGTAAACCCCGAGGTGATACTCTTTGATGAACCCACGGCATACTTGGACCGTGACAACAGACGGCTGGTCCTGGGGTTGCTTAAGAGGCTTAAGGATAGGGGGGTTGGGTTGGTCGTCGCGAGCCACGTAGGCGAAGTAGCCGAGATAGCCGACGAAGCTATAACCCTTGAGCAGGGGAAGATAACGGGAAGAAGCCGTCGTAAAGGCGGTTCGGAAAATTAG
- the rpsJ gene encoding 30S ribosomal protein S10 yields the protein MVQKARIKLASTDLRKLEEVCNEIRGIAEKTGVKISGPIPLPTKKLKIVTRKTPCGEGSDTFDRWTMRIHKRLIYVTADERFVRRLMRVRIPDEVYIEVRIS from the coding sequence ATGGTCCAGAAGGCTAGGATAAAACTGGCTTCCACAGACCTACGTAAGCTTGAGGAGGTCTGCAACGAGATCAGGGGTATAGCCGAGAAGACAGGCGTTAAGATATCCGGCCCCATACCGCTGCCTACTAAGAAGCTTAAGATAGTCACCCGTAAAACCCCATGCGGTGAGGGCAGCGACACGTTCGATAGGTGGACCATGAGAATCCATAAGAGGCTTATCTACGTGACGGCTGACGAGAGGTTTGTGAGAAGGCTCATGAGGGTTAGGATACCTGACGAGGTCTACATAGAGGTACGTATATCCTAA
- a CDS encoding iron-containing alcohol dehydrogenase: protein MGLSFTFHSPTKILFGRGSLQELGEQVKRLGGKALLVTGRRFARRYGYIDRLTSLMEESGVEVALFDRVEPNPSFETVEEGASTARKTGVDVVVGFGGGSALDAAKAIALLCVQGGRAKDYVYPYVVEEPVLPIVAIPTTCGTGSEVTKFSVLTDVGAKRKTVVAGGPLIPKVAILDPEVLKHLPRDLTVYTALDAFSHAIEAYWSKASQPISDLFALESMKILLRDLEKAAQDIEARDVLHYASLLAGLAINQAGTTVVHAMGYYLTTYHDVHHGLSNAVFLPVAVRLNAPVIPDKVARLADYLGLEYESIEVAARLIEESLARLEDRLGVPRRLGELGVDRSEVEVFVKETLSYRRNIENNPRELTEDDVRSLFMEII from the coding sequence ATGGGTTTAAGCTTCACGTTCCACAGCCCGACCAAGATACTGTTCGGTAGAGGTAGCCTTCAGGAGCTGGGGGAGCAGGTTAAGCGTCTCGGAGGTAAAGCGCTCCTCGTAACCGGTAGAAGGTTTGCTAGAAGGTACGGGTATATAGATAGGCTGACCTCCCTCATGGAGGAGTCCGGTGTAGAGGTGGCGTTGTTCGATAGGGTTGAACCTAATCCATCTTTCGAGACAGTTGAAGAGGGGGCTTCGACCGCGAGGAAGACAGGCGTCGATGTGGTGGTCGGCTTCGGCGGCGGAAGCGCTTTAGACGCCGCTAAGGCCATAGCCCTGCTCTGCGTTCAAGGTGGACGTGCGAAGGACTACGTATACCCCTACGTCGTCGAGGAGCCTGTGCTTCCCATAGTGGCGATACCCACTACCTGCGGAACCGGAAGCGAGGTCACCAAGTTCTCGGTGCTCACCGACGTGGGGGCTAAGAGGAAAACCGTCGTCGCCGGGGGTCCGCTCATCCCCAAAGTCGCCATACTAGACCCGGAGGTCTTGAAGCATCTACCTAGAGACCTAACCGTCTATACGGCTTTAGACGCCTTCTCCCACGCCATCGAGGCCTACTGGTCTAAGGCCAGCCAGCCGATATCAGACCTCTTCGCCCTCGAAAGCATGAAGATTCTACTGAGGGACCTTGAGAAAGCCGCTCAGGACATCGAGGCGAGGGACGTTCTCCACTACGCAAGCCTCCTGGCGGGTCTTGCGATAAACCAAGCCGGGACGACCGTGGTTCACGCGATGGGCTACTACTTGACGACGTACCACGATGTACACCACGGCCTCTCGAACGCGGTGTTTCTACCCGTGGCTGTGAGGCTTAACGCACCTGTCATACCGGATAAGGTCGCTAGGTTGGCAGATTACCTGGGGTTGGAATATGAAAGCATCGAGGTCGCTGCGAGGCTTATCGAGGAGTCTCTAGCCAGGCTTGAGGATAGGCTAGGTGTCCCTAGAAGGCTTGGAGAGCTAGGCGTAGATAGGTCTGAGGTAGAGGTCTTCGTTAAGGAGACCCTATCCTACCGACGTAACATAGAGAACAACCCTAGAGAGCTTACCGAAGACGATGTACGCTCGTTGTTCATGGAAATCATCTAG
- a CDS encoding class I SAM-dependent methyltransferase: MRRLRRHIGFLKEMDEVRFKRWLDRNAQEFLTEVGVDNGKAVLDFGCGSGTYTIPAARLVGDEGKVYALDVRKKALDEVEAKAKKDGLKNIVRLETSGGVGIPLRGETVDLILLIDVLHEIDDRERLFEEAYRVLKPGGALIVYPMHLAREMGRIEKLAAARGFSLEDRKFQGRILVFRKPRDV, from the coding sequence GTGAGACGGCTGAGGAGGCATATCGGTTTCCTGAAGGAAATGGATGAGGTCCGGTTTAAACGTTGGCTTGATAGGAACGCCCAAGAGTTTCTAACGGAGGTCGGCGTCGACAACGGTAAGGCTGTCCTCGATTTCGGATGCGGCTCCGGGACTTATACGATCCCCGCCGCTAGGCTCGTCGGCGATGAGGGAAAAGTCTACGCTCTAGACGTGCGTAAAAAAGCGCTGGACGAGGTGGAGGCTAAGGCCAAAAAAGACGGCTTAAAGAACATAGTAAGGCTTGAAACCTCAGGTGGGGTGGGGATTCCGCTGAGGGGTGAAACGGTCGACCTGATCCTCCTGATAGACGTTCTCCACGAGATAGACGACCGGGAGAGATTGTTCGAGGAGGCCTACAGGGTCTTAAAGCCAGGTGGAGCGTTGATAGTATACCCCATGCACTTAGCCAGGGAGATGGGAAGGATCGAAAAGCTAGCCGCCGCCAGGGGGTTCAGTCTCGAAGACCGGAAGTTTCAAGGACGTATCCTAGTGTTTAGGAAGCCTAGAGACGTTTAA
- a CDS encoding HEPN domain-containing protein, with amino-acid sequence MEKGGRVREEVKWWVEVARKNLERAEASVERGDFEAAVFWSQQTVEFMLKALVLFKGMLPPKTHNLVELYGLVRDLVGDVAEELLSELTPYYSISRYPDIFPGVPVVHRNTALRFLRFSRELFRKACEVMGVKV; translated from the coding sequence ATGGAAAAAGGTGGACGGGTCAGGGAGGAGGTTAAATGGTGGGTCGAAGTGGCTAGGAAGAACCTAGAGAGGGCTGAGGCGTCTGTCGAAAGAGGCGACTTCGAGGCCGCCGTCTTCTGGTCTCAGCAGACGGTTGAGTTCATGCTTAAAGCCCTAGTCCTCTTCAAAGGGATGTTGCCTCCTAAAACGCATAACCTGGTCGAGCTTTACGGGCTTGTAAGGGATCTAGTCGGCGATGTAGCGGAGGAGCTGCTCAGCGAGCTAACCCCGTACTACTCGATATCTAGATACCCGGACATATTCCCCGGGGTTCCTGTCGTCCACAGGAACACAGCCCTGAGGTTTCTGAGGTTTTCCAGGGAGCTGTTTAGAAAAGCCTGCGAGGTGATGGGAGTTAAAGTATGA
- a CDS encoding nucleotidyltransferase domain-containing protein, which yields MEEVKRYLGRLSKRVEVKEAYLFGSTARGDRLMSSDVDLLIVSPSVENMRPDERIRLVHTAWKYRLPADIFILTPAEFEYLRDKSVVLRDASKYWVKIL from the coding sequence TTGGAGGAGGTGAAACGTTACCTAGGCAGGTTAAGTAAGAGAGTTGAGGTTAAGGAAGCTTATCTCTTCGGCTCCACGGCCAGAGGGGACAGACTAATGTCGAGCGACGTAGACCTATTGATAGTATCCCCATCTGTGGAGAACATGAGGCCTGACGAGAGGATAAGGCTGGTGCACACGGCTTGGAAATATAGGCTGCCGGCTGACATATTCATCCTAACTCCAGCCGAGTTCGAGTATCTGAGAGATAAAAGCGTAGTCCTCAGAGATGCGTCCAAATATTGGGTTAAGATCCTGTAA
- a CDS encoding sulfatase, whose protein sequence is MGSGLNCILIVVDTLRADHLGCYGYFRDTSPNIDRLAKEGVLFKDAHATAIATGPGFTSILTGLSPIHHRFYLTPWNIPNLIDFDDAIPTLPELIQDLIGGYTTAAFDNLMNFASHMDQFVRGFEFYINVTRTSKPVHHHLRGDQVNRRLIPWLRNHRDERFFLFVHYWDPHTPYNQPEEFRSIFHHEPGRLDDLEVKTAPAGYRYVPGWGRVGELWEPRPEEGKPTIDLYDGEIRFVDSLIGEVVETLETLGLADETVVVLTSDHGEQLGQHGMYGHAGLHESVTYIPLIMWGPSVLPQGKVVEGYVQQADLAPTILSLLGLPEDEMPKFDGENLLPVVEGEREVRREAFIEDHEYRAVLSGEWKYILDFFSLRGELYNIREDPMEILNLVEEKKDLAESMRDKLIKWVEANLGGDLDPIWIQHARWKTLWAQKLGYRFEYLKPKPTLIKNLEPSRV, encoded by the coding sequence TTGGGTAGCGGTCTTAACTGCATCCTTATAGTGGTCGATACTTTGAGGGCTGACCACCTAGGTTGCTACGGATATTTCAGGGATACGAGTCCGAACATCGACCGGTTGGCTAAGGAGGGTGTCCTGTTCAAAGATGCCCATGCGACGGCTATAGCGACCGGGCCGGGCTTCACCTCGATACTGACGGGTCTATCGCCCATTCACCACCGCTTCTACCTGACGCCTTGGAACATACCTAACCTGATAGACTTCGACGACGCTATCCCAACCCTCCCGGAGCTTATACAAGACCTCATAGGAGGCTATACGACGGCGGCGTTCGATAACCTGATGAACTTCGCGTCTCACATGGACCAGTTCGTCAGAGGCTTCGAGTTTTACATAAACGTGACGCGTACCTCGAAGCCCGTACACCACCACCTCCGGGGAGACCAGGTCAACAGGAGGCTTATACCATGGCTTAGAAACCATAGAGACGAGAGGTTCTTCCTCTTCGTACACTACTGGGACCCGCATACACCCTACAACCAGCCTGAGGAGTTTAGAAGCATATTCCACCATGAGCCTGGTAGGCTCGACGACCTCGAGGTGAAGACCGCTCCGGCTGGGTACCGGTACGTGCCTGGGTGGGGTAGGGTCGGGGAGCTGTGGGAGCCGAGACCGGAGGAGGGGAAGCCTACGATAGACCTATACGACGGAGAGATAAGGTTCGTAGATTCGCTGATAGGCGAGGTCGTGGAAACGCTCGAGACGCTGGGTTTAGCCGACGAGACGGTGGTCGTCCTAACTTCCGACCATGGAGAGCAGCTTGGCCAGCACGGCATGTACGGACACGCCGGTCTACACGAGTCTGTAACCTACATACCGTTGATAATGTGGGGTCCAAGTGTTCTACCTCAGGGTAAGGTGGTCGAAGGATACGTCCAGCAGGCAGACTTAGCTCCCACTATCCTAAGCCTTCTAGGTCTTCCGGAGGATGAGATGCCTAAGTTCGACGGTGAGAACCTGCTACCGGTCGTCGAGGGCGAGAGGGAGGTTAGACGAGAGGCTTTCATCGAAGACCACGAGTACAGAGCCGTGTTAAGCGGAGAGTGGAAGTACATACTAGACTTCTTTAGCCTAAGGGGAGAGCTGTACAACATAAGAGAAGATCCTATGGAGATCTTGAACCTAGTCGAGGAGAAGAAAGACCTAGCAGAGTCTATGAGGGATAAACTGATAAAATGGGTCGAGGCGAACCTCGGAGGAGACCTTGACCCCATATGGATTCAACATGCCCGGTGGAAGACGCTGTGGGCTCAGAAGCTTGGCTACAGGTTTGAATATCTGAAGCCTAAGCCGACTTTGATCAAGAACCTGGAGCCGAGCCGCGTGTAA
- a CDS encoding KaiC domain-containing protein, which translates to MPTRDFSSLSYIERLSTGIIELDRILAGGIPRGFLVAVTGEPGTGKTILCIHFIAQGVKVGDKCIYVTTEEARDSIIRQAAQFGIDFKTAIDRKSLVVMDALMSTEDKWSLRTLDVEELVNKVVEAKRMLGYGRARLVIDSMSAFWLDKPAMARRYSYYIKKVLSRWDFTILATSQYAVTTSESFGWGIEHVADGIIRFRRSVRGGVLRRYILVEKMRQTPHSLYLHEIEIVDGKGLVVLRPVAERKEDVTLPREVMEKMMKAKRMKESEIP; encoded by the coding sequence ATGCCTACCCGGGATTTTTCAAGCCTAAGCTACATCGAGAGGCTCTCGACCGGCATCATCGAGTTAGATAGGATACTCGCCGGCGGGATACCCAGGGGTTTCCTGGTCGCCGTTACGGGAGAGCCTGGCACAGGTAAGACGATACTGTGCATACACTTCATAGCCCAGGGGGTTAAGGTAGGGGATAAATGCATCTACGTAACCACCGAGGAGGCTAGGGACTCGATAATCAGGCAGGCCGCCCAGTTCGGCATAGACTTTAAGACCGCCATCGATAGGAAAAGCCTCGTCGTTATGGACGCCTTGATGTCCACGGAGGATAAGTGGTCTCTCCGCACGTTGGATGTCGAGGAGCTCGTGAACAAGGTAGTAGAGGCTAAACGTATGCTCGGCTATGGTAGGGCTAGGCTTGTCATAGACTCGATGTCGGCCTTCTGGCTCGATAAGCCGGCTATGGCTAGGAGGTACAGCTACTACATAAAGAAGGTCTTGTCGAGGTGGGACTTCACCATACTGGCCACCTCCCAGTACGCGGTCACGACTTCGGAGAGCTTTGGATGGGGTATAGAGCATGTGGCCGACGGGATAATAAGGTTTAGGAGAAGCGTAAGAGGCGGGGTATTAAGAAGGTATATCCTAGTCGAGAAGATGAGGCAGACGCCTCACAGTTTGTATCTGCACGAGATCGAGATAGTCGACGGTAAAGGCCTCGTCGTGTTAAGACCGGTAGCCGAGAGGAAGGAGGATGTAACCCTACCTAGAGAGGTTATGGAAAAGATGATGAAAGCCAAGAGAATGAAGGAAAGCGAAATACCTTGA